From Xenopus tropicalis strain Nigerian chromosome 3, UCB_Xtro_10.0, whole genome shotgun sequence, the proteins below share one genomic window:
- the ube2h gene encoding ubiquitin-conjugating enzyme E2 H, with product MSSPSPGKRRMDTDVVKLIESKHEVTILGGLNEFIVKFYGPQGTPYEGGVWKVRVDLPDKYPFKSPSIGFMNKIFHPNIDEASGTVCLDVINQTWTALYDLTNIFESFLPQLLAYPNPIDPLNGDAAAMYLHRPEEYKQKIKEYIQKYATEEALKEQEERTGDSSSESSMSDFSEDEAQDMEL from the exons TATTGAAAGCAAACATGAAGTTACAATCCTAGGAGGACTCAATGAATTTATAGTGAAGTTTTATGGACCACAAGGAA CACCATATGAAGGTGGAGTGTGGAAAGTTAGAGTGGACCTTCCTGACAAATATCCCTTCAAATCTCCTTCTATAG GATTCATGAACAAAATTTTTCATCCAAATATTGATGAAGC GTCAGGTACAGTGTGTCTAGATGTCATCAATCAAACCTGGACAGCTCTGTATG ATCTTACCAATATATTTGAATCCTTTCTGCCTCAGTTGCTGGCATACCCCAACCCAATAGATCCACTTAATGGAGATGCTGCCGCTATGTATCTTCACCGACCAGaagaatacaaacaaaaaataaaag AATACATCCAAAAATATGCAACAGAAGAAGCGCTGAAAGAACAGGAGGAGCGTACAGGGGACAGCTCATCTGAAAGCTCCATGTCGGATTTCTCAGAAGATGAAGCCCAAGATATGGAGTTGTAG